The Rufibacter sp. DG15C region TAGCCGTGTATTGTGACGAGAACGGTCACCGCACCGAATGTTCAGCAGTCTGCACCCACTTGGGCTGTATTGTGGATTGGAACCATTCAGAAATGTCCTGGGACTGCCCTTGCCACGGCTCCAGATTTGACCCGCATGGTAAAGTGATTGCCGGACCAGCCGTGAGAGACTTAGATAAGCCATAGGCTGATCAAATATGATAAAAAAAGCCTGCTACACACGTAGCAGGCTTTTTTTATTTGTAGGCTTCCAGGGCCTTCAATCGTTCTTCTACAGAGTCTTGCCAGGCCTGTTGTTGGGCTTTGTCCAAACCATGGCGGCTTTCCTTGTCATACTGGTCTTCTTCCTTGTGCCAGGCCTCAAAGGCCAGGTTGGCGTACTTGTTCAGGTCGGCGGCGCCTCTGGTGCAGGGGTTGGGCAGAGAGGCCAGGCGTTTGCGCAATTGGCGGGCGTGCAGCTCGGTGATGTCAAAATGCAGCTGCTCATGGGCCAACAGGGCATGCGACTCGCGGTTGCGGGTCCAGGACTCCTTCGGGTTGAAAACGGCGTCTACCTTAAACTTAAGCTGGTTGTTCTCGCACTTCACCTTCATCTCCATGTTGGTAGAGGTGAGGGCGTGGTGGCTGTTGTTGGGCGCGGGTTCACCGGCAAAATCATCCCAGGAAAGGCGCTTTTGCATCGCCCATGGAATGTCTGAGTCGGTTTTAATTACTTTGGGTTTAGTATCTGCGGAAGGACCTAAAAACAGGGCGCTTAACCACAGCGATAGTATAGATATTGGCATAGATGAGACCGTAACAAGAACCGTACCGCCGCAAGTTTCAATTTTGGAGAAGAAACTTACGCCGGACTGAATTTACGGAATCTAAAGAACAAAAGTACCGCGGCAATAGACAAACCTGTCAACAACCCGGTCCAGACGCCCATGGCCCCCATCTCAAACACAAAACTTAACGTGTAGCCTACTGGTAGGGCAATTAGCCAATACGAGAAAAGAGAGATCATGCTAGGCACTTTCACATCCTCC contains the following coding sequences:
- a CDS encoding DUF922 domain-containing protein; the protein is MPISILSLWLSALFLGPSADTKPKVIKTDSDIPWAMQKRLSWDDFAGEPAPNNSHHALTSTNMEMKVKCENNQLKFKVDAVFNPKESWTRNRESHALLAHEQLHFDITELHARQLRKRLASLPNPCTRGAADLNKYANLAFEAWHKEEDQYDKESRHGLDKAQQQAWQDSVEERLKALEAYK